The Mercurialis annua linkage group LG7, ddMerAnnu1.2, whole genome shotgun sequence genome includes the window TAGAGAAATTTTATTATCGGTCATTTTTAAAAGAATACTTACttaaaaaagtatttattttGCATTCTATATTTAAAGTTTTCACTATATATTATCAATGATATATAAGCTAAGTATATCTATATGCatgatgtattttttttatattcaagtGAAATGAAATGAgagttttaagtaattaatttatatgcggCTCCTTCTCTTTCTCAAACAAATTGTACCCGCCTATACTTTTTGTATTATTTCCTCTCCGACTACCGTAAAtggtttaatttaattgttggTGTTAGCTatctctttttttatattaattgctTTACTTCCATTACCTTTAATAAATAGgcaattctttttttatttttatatttagtggattaaaatttatcgacGAAATGtgtatcaaaattaatttgtaaatgAAGAATCGAAGATAGATTGAAGACCTTTCAACAATAAAGATGAAATCATTTATAggctatatttttttttttattatttgttgtcctttatttttgaaaagtttgatgttctttttttgtgaaaggtttgttgtccctttttttaaagatttgtcAAGTGATGTTGAATCTGTTAAGGATATAGTTTCTGATATCATAATTCAAGTAGCGGACGTTGAAAAAGTTTGATCAAAAACTGCATTTAATTGGCGAAACAGATAATAAttcagtttttgtttttgtgaaTACGATCAGCGAATCAGGCAATGCATATTTGCATAAATAGCCTATTCCATTTCAAGTCATCGGTGTTCAGTTTTTgaatttctctaattttttataaatgtaattGTTTCCGACTcaatttaatgaataaaaaaaaaagtaaaacgaaATGAAATAAAGGGTAAGTATTCAAGAAAAGGAACGAGTAGTATCCATTTGATAGATTTGGGCGGAATAGAGACCGTCCAATAATGGTTAATACAAAATACTCATTCCACTCATGGCCCCACCCCATGAGCTCCTCACACATTCACTCCATGCACTACACATCACTCACTTCACGTACTAccacttaaaaataataaaatattctgctcaaattttataaaaaaacatactaatagtaaaattttacttttaaatttataaaaacatacTGTAGataaaaaatgttgaaaaaatgGCGTAAAAATTTGACAAATGGGAATCAAAAGCCAAAAGAACACATAATTTAGCAGAATCTTAGCTGGATGCatctcttcctcttcttcacaATTCCACCCTTTCCCATTCTCTTTTCCATCACTTTCCTGGGAAAATCTCAAAGAGAAAGTTTCCACTTAATTCACACTCTCACTCCCAAACTGAACCTCCATCTCAACAATGCCCACTTCCTCTTCACTCATCTTCATCGCATTCTTCATCTTATCCTACACCCCATACCTCTTATCCTCCGCCCCAACTCGCCGAATTTTACACCAGCCATTTTTTCCGCTCGACAACATTCCGCCGGCCGAACCACCTTCTGCCTCTCCGCCTCCTCCGTCTACTCCTCCTAAAATCCCATTTTCCACTACTACCCCTAATCAATCTCCGTTTTTCCCGTCCTACCCTTCTCCACCTCCTCCTACTACTTCTCCGGCCACATTCGCTTCTTTTCCGGCGAACATCTCATCTCTTATTCTTCCTCAGTCTCCTTCGAAACCCAAGTCTCAGAAACTCCTCGCCGTCGCAATCTCCGCTGTAATCTCTGCCATTATTGTACTGGGTCTCATTATCTTTTACTACGCTCGCCGGAGACGAAACCAGGCTGGATTTTCCGATGACAAGACGTACAGATCCGATAATAGTAACAGAATTTATCAAGCTCAAGTGGGTTCGAAGAGCAGTACGAACAGTCGGAAGTTGAGGACAAGAACTAGTTCAACTAGCTCGGAGTTTCTTTATCTGGGTACGTTAGTTAATTCTCATAGTGTTCATGACTCTTCAAATGCTCATGAAAGTCCTAGTCTTGGATTGGATCATCGGAAAATGGACTCGCCGGAGTTACTGCCGTTGCCGCCTCTTAACAGGGTTTCCGGGCAGCAGAATTATGTGAATGGAGATGTGAGTTCCACTGCCGATGAAGATGAGGAGTTTTACTCGCCGAGAGGTTCATTAGGAGGTAGAGAAAGCTCTAGTGGTGTAGGATCAGCGTCTAGAAGAGTGATGGCCGCCGGTGGTGATCATTTTGGTGGTTTAAAAAGCTCTGATTCGAGTTCATATACATCTTCTAGCTCAGATTCTCCTGATAGGTCTCAGTCATTGAGCATCTCGCCACCAGCAAGTTCAAGTCCAAGACCAAAGTCACCGGAAAATAATGCTGCTGCTGCTCCTCTTCCACCGTCACCACCGTTAATTCCGCTCAGTAACGTACGGAAGTCTCAATCTTCATCTCCTTCAACTCTGCCTGCTTCATCTCCAGATGAGTCACCCAGAATATCATTTGATTTAGAGCGAATTGTACGGTCTCCATCACTGTCCCCAGCTAAAATATTGAATGGTTTGAAACAAAATACGCAATATTTATCCTCTGTGTCTACATCCCCAGATAGGGCTTTGGAAAAGATTCCGTCTTCAGGAAATTTATCAAATGATTTGAATCGAAATGTAATGTTTTCAGCTTCTCCTTCACCGGGAAGAGGATCGGAAATTAACCCTAATCAGAGTATAAAGTCTTCTTTAGTGTCATCAGCTTGTTCATCACCAGGTAGTAACTTGCTGAAGAGTACTAGTACTACACCACCAGATGCATCACCAAGTGTGAATTACGGATTTTCGGGTTTAAATGCGAAGATTAGCAATGTTCTAGAGCAGCCTATTTCAGCTCCgccgccacctcctcctccacctCCACCACCATCACTTCCATCCCAACTACAACTACAACAGAGATACTCTTCAGCACCCCCGGCGCCGCAACGAAAGGGACTCTGGGATTTGCCAGTTGCATTGACTCCAACAGGGCAGCCAATTTCTAGGCCTCCGGCGATTATACCACCATCTAGGCCTTTTGTGTTACAAGGTTCAGCACCGATGGTATCTCCGATTGAGTTGCCACCAAGTTCTGAACCAGTTGAGCATGTTGAGGAGACTCCCAAGCCTAAGTTAAAGCCGTTGCACTGGGATAAAGTTAGAGCAAGCTCTGACCGCGAAATGGTTTGGGATCAGCTGAGGTCGAGCTCTTTTAAGTAAGATATTGAAGTCCTTTTCACTACTTACCTTGCTTGTGTTTATTATGTCTGGTTTGGTTATTTCAACCTTGAGTTGGTTATACTCCTATATACTAAATAGAATGGGGTGATATTTGCAGATTGAATGAGGAGATGATGGAAAGTTTATTTGTTGTTAACACTCcaaaccaaaaacaaaaccagacaACTCCACGTTCAGTTGTTCCGTCTCCAAATCAAGACAATAGGGTACTTGATCCTAAAAAGGCACAGAATATAGCGATTTTGCTCAGAGCCGTGAACGTGACAATTGAGGAAGTTTGTGAAGCTCTTTTAGAAGGTAACTGTTCATTTACTGTTGTTAGTCCTGGTTCAGGTGCCTACTAGCCTGCTATATAGTTGCCATTAGTTTGTTCGTATAAACATTCTCTTGGCGCTTCTCTTATGTGTGCCTGAAAATGATTATTCCATTGTATAGCTTGAACACATTGGGAAATCTAACATTCTACTCTCTAGTTCTGTTTGCCTTGTTTGCAACTTTCATTGTATTATGTCGTTTTATTGCTTCTAGTAGCAGGAAGGAAATCATAAAATGcaagatttttttcgtagctatattttgataacaGCTTGACATTAATTTGTTAACGCAATGCTATGTTAGTTATAGAGGGCCAAGGGGCGGATAATGATGAATGCATGTGGCATTTTCCATCAGTTTTATTTCAACCTTAGTCCAATTCAAAGTCATAACTGAGTTCACTTGTTTCCAGCTATAATGTCAttattaactataattaatagcTTTCAGGTTGCAAAAGCTCAAAGTACATATATTGTTTGGTAGCATGGCGTTGCCGTAAACTGATATATCATCCTAAAATAACATACACTTGAAATTATGAAGTTTAAAAAGCTTTTTGTTCTGTCAAATGTCATTTTCAAATTAAGATATGTGGTCCTTCTACATTAGTGCATCTATATTAGGCAGTATACTTAATTACCAAGTTTATTTTTGAACTTGAGAACCTGCTATTAAAATAAGTGCCACTTATGTGCAGGCAATACTGAGACACTTGGAACTGAACTTCTAGAAAGCTTACTGAAGATGGCTCCTACCAAAGAAGAAGAGCGAAAATTAAAGGAATATAAAGATGATTCACCAACAAAGCTTGGTCATGCTGAGAAATTCCTGAAGGCTGTCCTTGATGTACCTTTTGCATTTAAGAGAGTGGATGCAATGCTTTACATAACCAATTTTGAGTCTGAGGTTGAGTACCTCAAAAGATCATTTGAAACTCTAGAGGTAAATGGCGGTCTCCTTCATATTTGACTCTCTTTCTTGCTTCCATACTTGGAGCCAAAATTGAATGTTGTTGGTTCATGGATCCTATGAAATTGAATATTCCTCAATACTATAGGAAATAATTGTACTAAAGCAGTTAATGAAATTTATGTGTGGAGTTTGGACGAAACATTTATGGCTGTCGAATGACACAATTTCTTGGCCATTTTGAGTTTGCCGGATCATAGTCGATGCCAAGAGATTTCTTCCTGCTATTATTTTTGGATTATTGTACTACTTTTCTCACCCGTTTCTCCATTTCACAGGCTGCTTGTGAAGAACTTCGAAGCAGTCGGATGTTCTTTAAACTTCTAGAAGCTGTGCTCAAGACAGGAAACCGCATGAATGTTGGGACTAACCGCGGTGATGCCCACGCCTTCAAGCTTGACACACTACTCAAGCTTGTTGATGTGAAGGGAGCAGATGGAAAGACCACACTCTTGCATTTTGTCGTACAGGAAATTATTAGAACTGAAGGTGCTCGTCTTACAGGTATCAACCAAACTCCAACTTCAACTGAAGATGCTAAATGTAGAAAGCTTGGACTTCAAGTTGTTTCCGGTCTAAGTTCAGAGCTCACCAATGTGAAGAAAGCAGCTGCTATGGATTCTGATGTACTTAGCGGTGACGTTGCCAAACTTTCTAAAGGCATTGAGAATATTAATGAGGTATTGAGATTAAATGGAACAATAGGTTTGGAAGAAAGCAGACAGAAATTTTCAGAAGCAATGAAAAGATTCATGAAAATGGCCGAGGAGGAAATCATAAGGATTCAAGCCCATGAAAGTGTTGCTTTATCTCTAGTGAAGGAGATCACAGAATACTTCCATGGAAATTCAGCTAAGGAAGAAGCCCATCCTTTCAGAATCTTCATGGTGGTCAGGGATTTTCTGGGCGTTCTTGATCGGGTCTGCAAAGAAGTCGGTTTGATAAATGAGCGAACAATAGTCAGTTCCGCCCATAAGTTTCCGATTCCAGTGAATCCTATGCTGGCTCAGGCTATTGCTGGACTCAATCCAAAGAAACAGTACAATTCTTCAGATGATGAGAGTGCACCATCTCCTTAGTAATTGTGGATCAGGCTGAATTTTTGTTGCATATAGCCTGAAACTGTGAGGCTGGTGGTTCTTCAGGTTTGCCTGCCTGATtcatgtaatttatttattttttcttttccaatATTTGTATAAAGTTTTGGGATTGCTTGTCTTATAGATAGTATACAGAGATCTTTGGGAGGAATAATACACATACCGATCTCGGGTGGATAATGAATCTCATGTAAACCTGTCAAAGACTTTGATTATAGGAATTCTGTTTAGTTATAGAAGTAAAGATCTTAACTTTAGGATTTTCCTGTTATATAGAAGAATTTATGCATAATTTTCATATTCTTGTCCAGAAATTTCTTTATTGAGCAAGATAGTCATGCTTTATGTTGTTATTATCAGCATGACAGCAATTTTATTTCAGATTTCTATTTatccaattaaaaaatttatgatgATTGATTACAACTTTAAGGCAGAGAGTTTATACTACTCTTCTGCAGTACATAAGGATAAAGAATATTTTATGTTAAGATATCAGGCTTGCTTATTTCATTACTAGGAACCTATGATTGTTTCTCCGTTTCTGTCTCCGTTTCTGTTGCTTGGAACAATTAGGAGATATTGTTTGTTGGGCATGTCTTGCTTGGCTGCAAGGTCTTTGCATCTATGCGTTCTAGGACTCGGCGTGCTTCTTCCTCTGTTGCCGGAACCACATTGCGAATCCTATATCCATTATTTGTGGCTTTCGCCTCTTGACGTACTGTGAACGTGAagtaaaatgtatttgataCCTGTTTCAAACAAAACGATCAAAAACTCCAACACACATCTGATAACCATATTGTAGGAATAGTCTTATAACGGATCTAGCGATGATATAGCGAGACAATCAGCTATGCATATTCTATCTAAGAGAGCAGTGTGTAGAGGTTTACCTCACTTGACCTCAATTCAGGCCTCGTAACATGAGCAACAACTTCTATGTTGATCAGAGGCTGGTCAGGGTTTTCAAGTTCTGTGTAAAGAACACACGACTTCAGTCGCAGGAAGTCTCCAA containing:
- the LOC126654557 gene encoding formin-like protein 1, yielding MPTSSSLIFIAFFILSYTPYLLSSAPTRRILHQPFFPLDNIPPAEPPSASPPPPSTPPKIPFSTTTPNQSPFFPSYPSPPPPTTSPATFASFPANISSLILPQSPSKPKSQKLLAVAISAVISAIIVLGLIIFYYARRRRNQAGFSDDKTYRSDNSNRIYQAQVGSKSSTNSRKLRTRTSSTSSEFLYLGTLVNSHSVHDSSNAHESPSLGLDHRKMDSPELLPLPPLNRVSGQQNYVNGDVSSTADEDEEFYSPRGSLGGRESSSGVGSASRRVMAAGGDHFGGLKSSDSSSYTSSSSDSPDRSQSLSISPPASSSPRPKSPENNAAAAPLPPSPPLIPLSNVRKSQSSSPSTLPASSPDESPRISFDLERIVRSPSLSPAKILNGLKQNTQYLSSVSTSPDRALEKIPSSGNLSNDLNRNVMFSASPSPGRGSEINPNQSIKSSLVSSACSSPGSNLLKSTSTTPPDASPSVNYGFSGLNAKISNVLEQPISAPPPPPPPPPPPSLPSQLQLQQRYSSAPPAPQRKGLWDLPVALTPTGQPISRPPAIIPPSRPFVLQGSAPMVSPIELPPSSEPVEHVEETPKPKLKPLHWDKVRASSDREMVWDQLRSSSFKLNEEMMESLFVVNTPNQKQNQTTPRSVVPSPNQDNRVLDPKKAQNIAILLRAVNVTIEEVCEALLEGNTETLGTELLESLLKMAPTKEEERKLKEYKDDSPTKLGHAEKFLKAVLDVPFAFKRVDAMLYITNFESEVEYLKRSFETLEAACEELRSSRMFFKLLEAVLKTGNRMNVGTNRGDAHAFKLDTLLKLVDVKGADGKTTLLHFVVQEIIRTEGARLTGINQTPTSTEDAKCRKLGLQVVSGLSSELTNVKKAAAMDSDVLSGDVAKLSKGIENINEVLRLNGTIGLEESRQKFSEAMKRFMKMAEEEIIRIQAHESVALSLVKEITEYFHGNSAKEEAHPFRIFMVVRDFLGVLDRVCKEVGLINERTIVSSAHKFPIPVNPMLAQAIAGLNPKKQYNSSDDESAPSP